Below is a genomic region from Rhodothermales bacterium.
CGTACAGCTTGGTCATTGCGGTTCATGGTGGGCTAACGTTTGAGCTCAGACCGCGGCCAGACAGGTCTGGCGAGCCTTAAGTGCAGTTATAGGTGTTAACGATTGTGACGAGACTGCTGCGCGGCGGACCTCATGAGCAATGATAGCTGCCATATGAGATCTAATGTCATGCGCATTGCCGGCGCAGTGCTTACGGGCTACTTTGGTACGTATATCGAGCAAAAGCGACAGCAACACTTGTCGAACTGGCACCGACGAGCCCTTCGTCAGCATTTATGCGCGTGTGCCACCCCGACACCCATTAGACCGGCTCTCCGATCACGTACAGGGTGTCCCGCGAGAGGTCCGCTCCTGACGCCCAACCGATACCGCCGCCCCTGTTGATAGGCGCGACGCGGCGGAACTCTTCCTCGTCCTTCAAACGCTGAAACACCCCCTTGTCTAAGAACGGACGGCAATCGACGCGGCGTACTTCCCCATTGGCGAACGTCACCCGTAGCACATAATCGGCAAGGGGTTCGACTTCAGTAACTCGTGGGGCAAGATCAACAACGGTATCTGACATGGATGCATTAGCTTAGTGGCTCGATCTTCTCTGGCAATTCACCTTCAACGGCAGCAGCCCATGCCTGTTGCAATTCCTTCTCCCTCAGTACAGCCCACGCCTTGACTAACTTCTCCTTCTTTGGAGGAATCGAACCGGCGAGCACCTCGGCGTCGGAGATGCTGACGACTATTTCCTCTCCAGCATACTCGGCGTGGAAGTGTGGCGAATGATGCACGTGGTTGTCCTGGTAGTACATGTAGATGACGATGCCAAAGAACTCTGAGATACGCGGCATGGGCGAAGCTATTGGAGTCTCAATTAATGATAGCTGAGGATGAGCAGACTGTACAACCACTAACCTTCAAGGTGTTTTGCCCGGAAATGGCCGGCATCGCCTGTTATCAAGGTGCGAAGCACGAAACCCGGGCCGGCGTGTTAGCAAAAACGGACTGGCCCGCACAAAAGGTAACAGCTTACTGCGCACAGCGCAATGTTCTTTACGATGAGGCATCGATCGGTCGGTAGGATCCGCCAATCTTCAACCACTGTAGGCGTCGGACCATTGCCCTCGCCTCCCTTCATTCCCTCGATAGCTTGACATACAACCAAACGGTTGTATATTGAGGCATGACTCCTTCCCTCGCAGATCACACGGACCGGCTCTTTCACGCCCTGTCGGACAGGACGCGCCGGGATATCCTGAGGCGTACCCTCTCGGGTGAACACTCCATCACCACCCTCGCCGGCGCCTACGTGATGAGCTTCGCGGCCGTGCAGAAACACGTGGACGTGCTCGTCCGCGCCGGGCTCATCACCAAACGCCGGCAGGGGCGCGAGGCCTTCGCGAGCGGCAATGTGGAGACCATCCGCACCGCCGAATCCCTCCTGCGCGAGCTGGAAGCCATCTGGCAGGACCGCATCTCACGCATCGATGAGCTGCTGGAGGAAGAAGCAAAAAACCAGCAGAACCCCTCTCCCAACCCCTAAACCGGGAATACCACCATGCCCGTAGTCAACATCATCCGCGATGTCAAAACCTTCACCCTCACCATCATGGCCGAGTTTGCGGCGCCGCCGGCGCGTATCTGGGCGCTGTACGCGGACGCGCGCCAGCTGGAGCGGGTCTGGGGGCCACCGACCCACCCGGCCACATTTGTCGACCATGAACTCAAGCCCGGAAAGCGCTCAACCTACTACATGACGGGCCCCGAGGGACAGAAATTCCACGGCTTCTGGGTCATCACGGAGGTCGACCAACCCCTCAGCTTCCACTTCGAAGACGGCTTCGCGGATGCGGACTTCAACCCGATCCAGGCGATGCCGAGCGCCCGGTGTGTATACCGCCTGGAGGCTATCCCAACCGGCACCCGCGCCACGTATACCAGCACCTATGCCTC
It encodes:
- a CDS encoding DUF2442 domain-containing protein codes for the protein MSDTVVDLAPRVTEVEPLADYVLRVTFANGEVRRVDCRPFLDKGVFQRLKDEEEFRRVAPINRGGGIGWASGADLSRDTLYVIGEPV
- a CDS encoding DUF4160 domain-containing protein, with product MPRISEFFGIVIYMYYQDNHVHHSPHFHAEYAGEEIVVSISDAEVLAGSIPPKKEKLVKAWAVLREKELQQAWAAAVEGELPEKIEPLS
- a CDS encoding helix-turn-helix domain-containing protein, with the translated sequence MTPSLADHTDRLFHALSDRTRRDILRRTLSGEHSITTLAGAYVMSFAAVQKHVDVLVRAGLITKRRQGREAFASGNVETIRTAESLLRELEAIWQDRISRIDELLEEEAKNQQNPSPNP
- a CDS encoding SRPBCC domain-containing protein codes for the protein MPVVNIIRDVKTFTLTIMAEFAAPPARIWALYADARQLERVWGPPTHPATFVDHELKPGKRSTYYMTGPEGQKFHGFWVITEVDQPLSFHFEDGFADADFNPIQAMPSARCVYRLEAIPTGTRATYTSTYASREDLEKVLAMGVEEGATLAINQIDALIAG